In Siniperca chuatsi isolate FFG_IHB_CAS linkage group LG20, ASM2008510v1, whole genome shotgun sequence, the following proteins share a genomic window:
- the pald1a gene encoding paladin isoform X3, which yields MAENKQQRKGSRSTYRSSHTCLWSMGTTASAAPQPVSVSQPLESVHGNGMADSRQSLSMSPFQTVNIHNNKAKSIITNKVAPVVITYNCRQEFQIHDDILKTTNYKVGRISDAMPEHYLVQGEYFMVQDVYSKADVLNTMGSYGAPNFRQVKGSYPLYGMGQPSLSGFKRVLQRLQAQGHEEVIFFCVREEPVVFLHKEDDFVPYTPRRKENLHENLHGLEKEELVESLELTVRKELHDFAKLNENIFYVYNDIEYFKDEPQKISITCEEDIHVTEEVYKRPMFTMPAYRYYRLPLPMEGAPLEEDFDAFVNILRESTSLSLGHDASWQLPALLFSCQVGVGRTNLAMILGTLVMNRLRDDSQPPPQVEEAVASEPKPLFQVIQSLINKLPNGQQVMEEVDQAITLCSEMHNIKEAIYENKSKLEGIGEDYQIQGSSTKDYFLNRTMQSLECYFYLIVFNAYLHEQYPLAFVSNFSQWMCCHVWLYRLLACMDLSELSAPAELVTRGARVLVADECLAPDVLSTVKEMKAVNFRRVPKMPVYGMAQPTSEATGAVLAHLTDEKRKHSHVLWVNLQDELMLEGNGQIFTPREPSGLDQHIPIPSSDPQLLEKLETSLKEEILRAQKWLEVTLEQEKQMKMFKSCMTVQEIFNQHKSSHQGLVYKRIPLLDCSAPREEDFDKLLEAMKSALAEDSHSAFVFNCSNGKGRTTTAMVVAVLTLWHFNGFPEFADDEIVSVPDAKYTKGEFEVVMQLVRLLPDGHRMKREVDMALDSVSETMTPMHYHLREIIISTFRQIKSGKTEKECQQLLLKSLQYLERYIYLILFNTYLHLEKKNSWQRSFTLWMEQFHHNPQDATCQ from the exons ATGGCGGAAAACAAGCAGCAAAGAAAAGGATCTCGCAGTACATATCGCTCATCTCACAC CTGCTTGTGGAGCATGGGTACAACTGCCAGTGCCGCGCCACAGCCTGTTTCCGTATCGCAGCCGCTTGAGAGTGTCCATGGCAACGGGATGGCCGACAGCAGGCAGTCTCTTAGCATGAGCCCCTTTCAGACAGTCAACATCCACAACAACAAGGCCAAGTCCATTATCACCAACAAAGTTGCACCTGTCGTCATCAC GTATAATTGCAGACAGGAATTTCAGATTCACGATGACATCCTCAAGACCACCAACTACAAAGTTGGTCGTATATCAGACGCTATGCCCGAGCACTACCTGGTGCAG GGGGAGTACTTCATGGTCCAGGATGTGTACAGCAAGGCAGACGTCCTCAATACCATGGGCAGCTATGGAGCGCCCAACTTCCGCCAAGTCAAGGGGTCCTACCCGCTGTATGGGATGGGTCAGCCGAGCCTGAGTGGCTTCAAACGGGTTCTTCAGAGGCTCCAGGCGCAAGGACATGAG GAGGTTATATTCTTCTGTGTAAGAGAGGAGCCAGTGGTTTTCCTGCACAAGGAGGACGACTTTGTGCCGTACACCCCCAGGAGGAAGGAAAACCTGCATGAGAACCTTCATGGCCTGGAAAaggaggagctggtggagagcCTGGAGCTCACCGTCAGGAAGGAG CTCCACGACTTTGCCAAGCTAAACGAAAACATCTTCTATGTCTACAACGACATAGAGTACTTTAAAGATGAGCCGCAGAAGATCTCTATCACGTGTGAGGAGGACATCCATGTGACTGAAGAGGTCTATAAGAGGCCCATGTTCACCATGCCAGCCTACAG GTACTACAGATTACCACTACCAATGGAGGGAGCACCATTGGAAGAAGACTTTGACGCATTTGTTAACATACTCAGG GAGAGCACCAGCTTGTCTTTGGGCCACGATGCATCCTGGCAGCTGCCTGCTCTGCTCTTTAGCTGCCAGGTGGGCGTTGGCCGCACCAACCTAGCCATGATCCTGGGCACACTGGTCATGAATCGCCTGAGGGATGATTCACAACCGCCGCCTCA AGTTGAGGAGGCAGTAGCTTCAGAGCCTAAACCACTGTTCCAGGTCATCCAGTCTTTGATCAACAAGCTGCCTAATGGACAGCAGGTCATGGAGGAG GTTGACCAGGCTATCACCCTGTGTTCAGAGATGCACAACATAAAAGAGGCAATATATGAGAACAAGAGTAAGCTGGAAGGGATTGGAGAAGATTATCAAATTCAG GGAAGCAGCACCAAAGACTACTTTCTCAACAGAACCATGCAGAGCTTGGAGTGCTACTTCTACTTAATTGTATTTAATGCATACCTTCACGAACag TATCCTCTTGCCTTTGTGTCCAACTTCAGCCAGTGGATGTGCTGCCACGTGTGGCTGTACAGGTTACTGGCCTGCATGGACTTATCAGAGCTCTCGGCCCCAGCTGAGCTGGTCACCAGAGGAGCTCGTGTCCTG GTTGCTGATGAGTGCTTGGCTCCGGACGTGCTCAGCACAGTGAAGGAGATGAAGGCGGTGAACTTCAGACGGGTGCCCAAAATGCCTGTTTATGGAATGGCTCAGCCAACATCAGAG GCTACCGGAGCAGTTTTGGCCCATCTGACGGATGAGAAGAGGAAGCACAGCCACGTGTTGTGGGTCAACTTGCAGGATGAGCTGATGCTGGAAGGGAACGGTCAGATTTTTACACCAAGGGAGCCCTCGGGCCTGGACCAACACATTCCTATCCCATCGTCTGACCCACAGCTACTGGAG AAACTGGAAACGTCTCTGAAGGAGGAGATCCTGCGAGCTCAGAAGTGGCTTGAGGTGACGCTGGAGCAGGAGAAACAGATGAAGATGTTTAAAAGCTGCATGACAGTCCAGGAGATCTTCAACCAGCACAAAAGCTCCCACCAGGGCCTCGTCTACAAACGCATCCCTCTGCTGGACTGCAGCGCGCCCAGGGAGGAg GATTTTGATAAGCTGTTGGAGGCCATGAAGAGTGCCTTGGCTGAAGACTCTCACTCAGCCTTCGTTTTTAACTGCTCTAACGGCAAAGGCAGGACCACGACCGCCATGGTTGTTGCTGTTTTGACTCTCTGGCACTTTAAT GGTTTTCCAGAGTTTGCTGATGATGAGattgtgagtgttcctgacgcCAAGTACACAAAAGGAGAATTTGAG GTCGTGATGCAGCTGGTGCGTCTGCTCCCTGACGGCCACAGGATGAAGAGGGAGGTGGACATGGCCCTGGACTCTGTCAGCGAGACCATGACCCCTATGCACTACCATCTGAGAGAGATCATCATCTCCACGTTCAGACAG
- the pald1a gene encoding paladin isoform X4: MAENKQQRKGSRSTYRSSHTCLWSMGTTASAAPQPVSVSQPLESVHGNGMADSRQSLSMSPFQTVNIHNNKAKSIITNKVAPVVITYNCRQEFQIHDDILKTTNYKVGRISDAMPEHYLVQGEYFMVQDVYSKADVLNTMGSYGAPNFRQVKGSYPLYGMGQPSLSGFKRVLQRLQAQGHEEVIFFCVREEPVVFLHKEDDFVPYTPRRKENLHENLHGLEKEELVESLELTVRKELHDFAKLNENIFYVYNDIEYFKDEPQKISITCEEDIHVTEEVYKRPMFTMPAYRYYRLPLPMEGAPLEEDFDAFVNILRESTSLSLGHDASWQLPALLFSCQVGVGRTNLAMILGTLVMNRLRDDSQPPPQVEEAVASEPKPLFQVIQSLINKLPNGQQVMEEVDQAITLCSEMHNIKEAIYENKSKLEGIGEDYQIQGSSTKDYFLNRTMQSLECYFYLIVFNAYLHEQYPLAFVSNFSQWMCCHVWLYRLLACMDLSELSAPAELVTRGARVLVADECLAPDVLSTVKEMKAVNFRRVPKMPVYGMAQPTSEATGAVLAHLTDEKRKHSHVLWVNLQDELMLEGNGQIFTPREPSGLDQHIPIPSSDPQLLEKLETSLKEEILRAQKWLEVTLEQEKQMKMFKSCMTVQEIFNQHKSSHQGLVYKRIPLLDCSAPREEDFDKLLEAMKSALAEDSHSAFVFNCSNGKGRTTTAMVVAVLTLWHFNGFPEFADDEIVSVPDAKYTKGEFEVVMQLVRLLPDGHRMKREVDMALDSVSETMTPMHYHLREIIISTFRQETSGWHRVPLPAFPFLPKPAGQVINSARCC; this comes from the exons ATGGCGGAAAACAAGCAGCAAAGAAAAGGATCTCGCAGTACATATCGCTCATCTCACAC CTGCTTGTGGAGCATGGGTACAACTGCCAGTGCCGCGCCACAGCCTGTTTCCGTATCGCAGCCGCTTGAGAGTGTCCATGGCAACGGGATGGCCGACAGCAGGCAGTCTCTTAGCATGAGCCCCTTTCAGACAGTCAACATCCACAACAACAAGGCCAAGTCCATTATCACCAACAAAGTTGCACCTGTCGTCATCAC GTATAATTGCAGACAGGAATTTCAGATTCACGATGACATCCTCAAGACCACCAACTACAAAGTTGGTCGTATATCAGACGCTATGCCCGAGCACTACCTGGTGCAG GGGGAGTACTTCATGGTCCAGGATGTGTACAGCAAGGCAGACGTCCTCAATACCATGGGCAGCTATGGAGCGCCCAACTTCCGCCAAGTCAAGGGGTCCTACCCGCTGTATGGGATGGGTCAGCCGAGCCTGAGTGGCTTCAAACGGGTTCTTCAGAGGCTCCAGGCGCAAGGACATGAG GAGGTTATATTCTTCTGTGTAAGAGAGGAGCCAGTGGTTTTCCTGCACAAGGAGGACGACTTTGTGCCGTACACCCCCAGGAGGAAGGAAAACCTGCATGAGAACCTTCATGGCCTGGAAAaggaggagctggtggagagcCTGGAGCTCACCGTCAGGAAGGAG CTCCACGACTTTGCCAAGCTAAACGAAAACATCTTCTATGTCTACAACGACATAGAGTACTTTAAAGATGAGCCGCAGAAGATCTCTATCACGTGTGAGGAGGACATCCATGTGACTGAAGAGGTCTATAAGAGGCCCATGTTCACCATGCCAGCCTACAG GTACTACAGATTACCACTACCAATGGAGGGAGCACCATTGGAAGAAGACTTTGACGCATTTGTTAACATACTCAGG GAGAGCACCAGCTTGTCTTTGGGCCACGATGCATCCTGGCAGCTGCCTGCTCTGCTCTTTAGCTGCCAGGTGGGCGTTGGCCGCACCAACCTAGCCATGATCCTGGGCACACTGGTCATGAATCGCCTGAGGGATGATTCACAACCGCCGCCTCA AGTTGAGGAGGCAGTAGCTTCAGAGCCTAAACCACTGTTCCAGGTCATCCAGTCTTTGATCAACAAGCTGCCTAATGGACAGCAGGTCATGGAGGAG GTTGACCAGGCTATCACCCTGTGTTCAGAGATGCACAACATAAAAGAGGCAATATATGAGAACAAGAGTAAGCTGGAAGGGATTGGAGAAGATTATCAAATTCAG GGAAGCAGCACCAAAGACTACTTTCTCAACAGAACCATGCAGAGCTTGGAGTGCTACTTCTACTTAATTGTATTTAATGCATACCTTCACGAACag TATCCTCTTGCCTTTGTGTCCAACTTCAGCCAGTGGATGTGCTGCCACGTGTGGCTGTACAGGTTACTGGCCTGCATGGACTTATCAGAGCTCTCGGCCCCAGCTGAGCTGGTCACCAGAGGAGCTCGTGTCCTG GTTGCTGATGAGTGCTTGGCTCCGGACGTGCTCAGCACAGTGAAGGAGATGAAGGCGGTGAACTTCAGACGGGTGCCCAAAATGCCTGTTTATGGAATGGCTCAGCCAACATCAGAG GCTACCGGAGCAGTTTTGGCCCATCTGACGGATGAGAAGAGGAAGCACAGCCACGTGTTGTGGGTCAACTTGCAGGATGAGCTGATGCTGGAAGGGAACGGTCAGATTTTTACACCAAGGGAGCCCTCGGGCCTGGACCAACACATTCCTATCCCATCGTCTGACCCACAGCTACTGGAG AAACTGGAAACGTCTCTGAAGGAGGAGATCCTGCGAGCTCAGAAGTGGCTTGAGGTGACGCTGGAGCAGGAGAAACAGATGAAGATGTTTAAAAGCTGCATGACAGTCCAGGAGATCTTCAACCAGCACAAAAGCTCCCACCAGGGCCTCGTCTACAAACGCATCCCTCTGCTGGACTGCAGCGCGCCCAGGGAGGAg GATTTTGATAAGCTGTTGGAGGCCATGAAGAGTGCCTTGGCTGAAGACTCTCACTCAGCCTTCGTTTTTAACTGCTCTAACGGCAAAGGCAGGACCACGACCGCCATGGTTGTTGCTGTTTTGACTCTCTGGCACTTTAAT GGTTTTCCAGAGTTTGCTGATGATGAGattgtgagtgttcctgacgcCAAGTACACAAAAGGAGAATTTGAG GTCGTGATGCAGCTGGTGCGTCTGCTCCCTGACGGCCACAGGATGAAGAGGGAGGTGGACATGGCCCTGGACTCTGTCAGCGAGACCATGACCCCTATGCACTACCATCTGAGAGAGATCATCATCTCCACGTTCAGACAG GAGACCTCAGGTTGGCACCGTGTTCCCCTTCCAGCCTTTCCCTTCCTGCCTAAACCAGCAGGCCAGGTGATAAACAGTGCCAGATGTTGCTAG